A stretch of DNA from Myxococcota bacterium:
CCAGAGGTCACAATCGCCACGCCTGAAGGCCAATGCGACATCACCTCTCTATAGCTGTCGGTTAAGTCTGGCACGCGCAAGCTCCAATTGTTGCATGATGAACTGATGAATACTGATGCCCTCATAGGCCAACGCTTGGGGAACCAACGAGGCTTTCGTAAGCCCGGGCAAGGAGTTGGTTTCCAAATAGACAACACCTTCATGGGAAGCAATCATGTCCGTACGAGAGTAGCCTTCAAGCCCCAACGCATCGTGCGCGGCTACAGCCATGCGCTGAGCTTCAAGCGCAATGGCTTCAGGTACTTCGGCTGGTGTGATTTCGTCGGTGCCCAAGCCTAAATATTTGCCATCATAATCGGCAAGGCCGTTTTTTGCGCGCAGCTCAGTAGGCACAAGAGCTCGAGGGACACCGCCTTCATCGATAACGCCAACGGTAAGCTCAATTCCCTCCACGAAAGCTTCCACAAGATAAGGCCTATCTGCGTGCGATTTAAGCGATGCTAAAGCTTCATTTACGTTATCTTGGGTGACAATCGAAACACCGACGCTAGAGCCTTCCCAATTAGGCTTTAAAACCAACCTGGAATGCGCGTGTAACATTTGATGAATAGCAGCGTTCGCATTTTGAAAATCTTTGCCAGTCACCGCTGTCGATGGTGCCACGCGAATTTGGCGCGCAGCTACCGCCTTTTTCGCCCCAGCTTTGTCCATGCTTAAATGGCATGCTTTGGAGCCTGAACCCGTAAATACCAAGCCTCGTTTTTCAAAAAGCGCTTGCAACGTGCCATCCTCGCTTTTGCCGCCATGGGTGGCTAGGACAAACTCATAACCATTGGCTTTGGCCAAATCGAGCGCTTCAGACAGGTGAGTCGCAATCGGTGTGCCCGCAGGCTTAAACTCGGCCTTAAAGACGTTTTTCGCAGCTTGCAGATCACTGGACGATACTTCGTAAACCGAATCATTGGGTGCCCAAAACCAGCAACGCGCATTCAAAAGCGCTTCACTTAAGTTCTGTGCGGTCGCAACCGATACAAAACGCTCAGAGCTATCGCTTCCAAAGAGGATCACCAGATTTTGACCCATGTGCATCTCCTACTGATTCTTTTGTATCTGTAGCTCTGTCGGGTCTGAGAAAGCAAACAGCTTTTTAGATCGAGAAGGATGTCTGAGTTTTCTAAGGGCTTTAGCTTCAATCTGCCGGATACGTTCACGGGTGACTTCGAAATCTTGGCCAACTTCTTCCAAAGTATGGTCAGAACGCTCGCCAATCCCAAAACGCATGCGCAAAACTTTTTCTTCACGAGGCGTCAAAGTGGCCAGCACTTTACGGGTTTGCTCGCTCAAGTTCATGAGCATCACTGCATTGGACGGGTTAACCGCAGATTTATCTTCGATGAAGTCGCCTAGAGAGCTGCCGCCATCATCCTCGTCACCAATCGGTGTTTCCAGAGAAATAGGCTCTTTGGCAATTTTTAATACCTTACGAACTTTTTCGACCGGCATCTCCATTTTTTCAGCGATCTCTTCCGGGGTCGGTTCACGGCCTAACTCTTGAACCAAGTAACGACTGGTTCGTACCAGCTTGTTAATGGTTTCGATCATATGCACTGGAATACGAATTGTGCGCGCCTGATCGGCAATGGCGCGCGTAATTGCCTGACGAATCCACCAAGTAGCGTA
This window harbors:
- a CDS encoding ATP-grasp domain-containing protein, whose translation is MGQNLVILFGSDSSERFVSVATAQNLSEALLNARCWFWAPNDSVYEVSSSDLQAAKNVFKAEFKPAGTPIATHLSEALDLAKANGYEFVLATHGGKSEDGTLQALFEKRGLVFTGSGSKACHLSMDKAGAKKAVAARQIRVAPSTAVTGKDFQNANAAIHQMLHAHSRLVLKPNWEGSSVGVSIVTQDNVNEALASLKSHADRPYLVEAFVEGIELTVGVIDEGGVPRALVPTELRAKNGLADYDGKYLGLGTDEITPAEVPEAIALEAQRMAVAAHDALGLEGYSRTDMIASHEGVVYLETNSLPGLTKASLVPQALAYEGISIHQFIMQQLELARARLNRQL